The nucleotide sequence tataatGTTTCTTTGTAGATAGAAACAACCAAAATTATaagtgttgtttttatcaaacCATAATCATATACagcaaacatagaaacaatatattccTTACGAGATTAATGTACACACGAGGGTGGCCAAGAGCAGTGGGGTGATCCGGGGATTCCCGGCCATCACAAACAGCGATTCGACCTTCGACCTCAATAGGGGGGATTTCCGCAACTAGGTTAATCCCCCAGTTAGGGTTCACCTAAAGGTTgtcattgttaaatttaaagaaaggAATTTAGACGAAAAATATTAGACAAAATAACATggattttagtttattaatttacatatattatatatatatattatatctttaaaatagGATTGAAAACATGGTTTGCATTTCATTTTGTCCCAGTCAGTGTTCCTCaaccttttatttttcataccCCTTTTTTCAAAGAAACTCAACACCCCTGCTACAACAATTATctagatttattttatcacacatcacaataaacattatgacatcacaataaacattatgacatcacaattaacattatgacatcacaataaacattatgacatcacaacaaacattatgacattATTCTCACCAGTTTTTTTCGGTCGATGAATCGGTTTCTTCTCCAATCATCTTGCTCGAAAAACTGAAAAGTTGACGTTGTTAcaacacagtcgttataacacgggtgttgtttcatacaccttgtgcccacttacaagttaccacgtatgttcgctttgtgggtgattgttttctgtatggctgtcAATTTGGTCAACCTATTACTGACAACTGGGTTTCATTATGCCgccaagtgtcttgcccgaaGACACATACATCCACAACGGGCAAcaacaagctttgaacccCTAACCCTTTTAGTTGGATGCAAGTTTGTGATGTAGACCACTTGTTTACATACGGTATATTAGGGTGAAGTAAAAACATTCATGCTTTTAtcttatgtttattttatcgcacaatttagtagtaaacaaaagatatttttagaaTAACATTGCTGTATCCTCACCACTAAATggggtccctttaattagtgtgacatagcggacatgca is from Ciona intestinalis unplaced genomic scaffold, KH HT000052.1, whole genome shotgun sequence and encodes:
- the LOC100186511 gene encoding NADH dehydrogenase [ubiquinone] iron-sulfur protein 6, mitochondrial-like, translated to MLRISRFSHLLGGIRRSSEVTTFKQAPSKFSVVGGKFVRVESKDKQDQVTHTGQFFEQDDWRRNRFIDRKKLVNPNWGINLVAEIPPIEVEGRIAVCDGRESPDHPTALGHPRVYINLVRNILFLCLLYMIMV